GGCCCGCGATCGTGTAAATCAACAACCAAACAAACCGCCGCCAACCGAACACCACCCGCCAAAGTATCGGGCAGCCACCAGCAACAGGGTGGTGAGCCACCTAGTACTCCGAATGAGCAGATATCGGAATCACATGTACACCAACCGGAGATTAAAAAACCGATCACAACCAATCGGCAGAGTGTATTGTTCCGAACCATCAGAAGCCACCCTGCCACGAGAAGAATGGCTATGGTGATACCAGTCGCCGGAACAAAACGCACCCTGACGGAAAAGTAGGAACAAGGCAGTCACAAATGGAAAATCTGGAAAATCGCAAGTAAACCCAACCAATCAAACAAGACACAGAAGAACGGTCGTAGAGACTTACTACTTACTGGAAAAGAGGTAGCCAAAGCAAGAAAAAACAAAATGTAAAGTTCGGTGCCACTGGTGAGTAGCCGGTGGCCGGAGGAAGGGAAGGGATCTGCGCATGTGATCTATCAATAGGCACCGAAAGATCCATAAAAGATAAGAGTTTGTAAATAGAAGTCGATAACAACTGAAGGTAGTAAAGTTAGGTTATTTTTTGTTGGGGAGTAAGCTTAAAAGCTCAAACGTAGTGATTTTTTGATACTTTATATTAACTTGTCCTTAAAATATGAAATGATTTCATGTATtatgaatatttttttttattatcaaaaacCATTGTAAAAATAGCTCATGAATATTCCATGTTGGATGTTTGGTTTGATTCAATAATAAGTGTGATTACTACTGAGTTACTCCTTAAAGTTTAAGTGGGAATGaaattaatatcaatatttatataattactcaTCGATACATTGTTTGAGTGATATACGAGGAAATGATCTGTTTGTTCTCAACGAATAGACGCATGTTCGATTTCAAGGGTCGAGAATTAATTGGTACTGTCAACAATTAGCTTTTCGGAGGGGGTTTTCCCAATTTTCAATCGCATTGTTAGGGTTGTTGCGATTTGAGTTTCCTCCTAACGCATGTGTGAGTGATATATGATCGTGAAGGTGGTTAAGTTCCCTTTATGTTATACCGATACTGTcgttagaattttttttttatatatataattactaaattATACTATAATATTTCAAGTGAACGTTAGTAAATCAAATCATATAATTGGTTTCTCATAAACAATAAGTAATGGAGTATTCATcagaactaaaaaaaaaaactaataaataCTTTCAAATAACGGGATCTGTTTCTTTAAGTTAATTCAACCCCATCCAGTACAACGGAAAATGTACTCCTATTACTCAATTGACATAAACCAGAAGTGTGTGGAGAATGAGAGGTGGATAAGGATATCAAAAATAGCACCGTGGTGTAAAATAATGATAACTAGTTGTGGagtcctcgcttcgcgccggggctccgttttgaatgcgatttaaaaaaaaagtgttgatctattttgtaaaaaaaaaaaaaaatttcgacatctaacattgaagggttgttcctttgtgaaagttgctttTTTTACCAttctggtttttttttttaaagttagttgatctattttgtaaaaaagaatatttttcgacatcttttggtagcattgaagggttgttccttttatgaaagttgtttttttatcgtttgagacaaaaaaaaaagtagcacagtagtagcgtggtgagtgttattattcaatatttttagtgttagtgatgtgttaaataatattttataatatagatataaaatgggggagttcgatttgtattttaataaaagttaaggggttgggtgtgaaaaatgaaatattaaatagtactataaaatgggggggttcgatttgtattttaatgaaagttagggggttgggtatgtaaaaaatgaaatattaaatggTACTATTCATAagtaataagacaaattttgtctattagttatattagtaataatatctctTTGGAATAAAATATTCTAATAAATAGTAATTTGACTTTGCTCAAAGTATAGTGATATATGCACTGGTGAAATGATTCGTAAAATTATGGGTTTGTTTAAACGAcataatttaatgacatgttttaggtattaagtgaatgtaaatgctaaactcgtttattttaatgacccatttgactaagaaacttgtggttgtttttacaaatatatagagacatgtattttcgcatacatatgtaatgtaattaatctcgtaaaaaaatctatatttaaatattaataatatgataataattaaaattataattattatattaaaagtaaataataataataaagttcgctcaattTTTTACGTATGGATGGACAATTTTTTAATTGTCATTTTGCATGGCTTTCAAGGGTGTATTCGTAATTTCCACTTCACAAAATTTGCTATATAACTCCCAGCCTATTTTGCCACCTTCAAATTcacacacaaaaacacacacagACACAAATACTTATATACATACACTTTCTCTTTGTATACCTACAAATGGAAGACGATCATCGAGAACTACAGCTCCTCCCTACGCCGCCACATCCGTACGCACGTGGCTCACAGTGGCCGTTGGATTCGATGAGATTTCGATCCGATAAGATGCAATTTCCTATCGAAACCGTTGGTCCGTCGCTCGATTTGCAGCTGTCGATTAGTCTCCGGCCAACGGATTCGTACAATTATAGAGACGGTAAAAGCGAAAACGGACGATTAGAAGCGTTAAAATGGCAAGCAGCTGATCAAATTCGAATTGCAACAATGGAGAAAGCGTACGCGGAGCGCGTACGCGAAATGACCAAACGAGAAATGGAACTGGCGCAATCGGAATTCTCACGTGCACGGCACATGTGGGAGCGAGCACGTGAGGAGGTTGAGCGAGTTGAGAAAATGAAAGAGAGAGCAACACGTAAGATTGATTCGAGTTGTATGGAGATTACTTGTCAAGCTTGCAGGCAAAAATTTCGATACTGATCATTATGAATTGTCGATTAATGAATATtacaataattttaattttaatcaattTAATAGCGGAACTTATCTGATTTCTAGAGATTAATATTGTTAATTGTTCCGATCTGAATAATCCAAATGGCACGTGAGTTTGGAATCAGAATGCGAGGCAAATTGAGATGATAAAAGTATGGAATGATTAAGGTGACAATGGAAGCAGGATTAATTTTTATTTTcgttttttctttttgattttttttttaagaaaaattcTATTAGATTATTAGATAATTAAATCTTGTCCAAATGAattggtatatatgtatataattttttttttgttctaattTATGTATTTATTGGGCGATTAGACATATAAGCCATAGCACGATAGTGTTATAGTTTTTTTACTTGGTGATTAAAATTAAAATGAATATCTCGAAAAACACATGAATTGCAAGTGAATAGAAGTAATACACCATGCTTAATTACTAGTACAATAAATACCTCAATCCAGA
This genomic window from Rutidosis leptorrhynchoides isolate AG116_Rl617_1_P2 chromosome 2, CSIRO_AGI_Rlap_v1, whole genome shotgun sequence contains:
- the LOC139892557 gene encoding uncharacterized protein, whose protein sequence is MEDDHRELQLLPTPPHPYARGSQWPLDSMRFRSDKMQFPIETVGPSLDLQLSISLRPTDSYNYRDGKSENGRLEALKWQAADQIRIATMEKAYAERVREMTKREMELAQSEFSRARHMWERAREEVERVEKMKERATRKIDSSCMEITCQACRQKFRY